Within the Miscanthus floridulus cultivar M001 chromosome 17, ASM1932011v1, whole genome shotgun sequence genome, the region ACATGATTTTTCTATAATCATATCACATCATAGTTGACTCGtcactttcttttctttttattatcCCCTCAAAGACTCACTACCAAATCAGACGTTCAAATAAACGCATGAACGTTCGTTCACCCTCTGTGTATACCAAATCAGTGGTAGATTTTTCATCATACCAAATAAAGTCATCACACGTCATTTATCACCGAAAGAATAGCCAGCCGAAAATGATAGTATATGCGACCAGGTGCTAAGTCTAGAGACTCGAACACGGAAGGCTAGGTTTAATTACAAGGAAAAATGGCTGATCTATTCCTCACCGTCATCTCTGATCCTTTAGAGACACGCCAGAATTCAAGCAGTCAGCTAATGCATTTACATCCTAATTAATATTTATTTGTTTGAGATGTTGGCCCCGTTCGCATGCCCTTATACCCggtttgatccgcttcttttttcatccggaacagtgttttcctctaacaaattcctccaaattcctccagatttctCCAAACGAACGGGccgtttttgttttcttttgagtTGTATATGTAGTGCAGTTTGATGAGATCTGATGCCAGTTTTTGGATCAGATCATCTGAAATGATGAGGGATCTAGGACCGATGGCATCGATTTGATTTCAATTTGGTAGGCCGCCTGTACGTTTCGCTTTCTTCCTTCGTCTTCAATCACGATCGATGCGGTACGGTTTAAGCGATCGCTCTCATATACGGGTGTCAAGCAAGTCATACTACAGCTGCTACGCAGTTTCTTTTAATACCGCAAAAAaagataggattggaacctacgCAGGCAAAGCCCAACAGATTTCGAGTCTGTCTCCTTACTTAACCACTCGGACATATCGACTTAGCTATCGACACTCCCATAGTGACTTATATATTTTCTACGAATGAAGTTCACTTGTTAGATACTCATATTAGCGACATGGATGAATTGATATTGACTGATCGATGAGATTGGGTAACACTGCTTGCTAGTAATGAACAATCGAAGCGAACATCGGTGCTGACATGCTGTGCATGTTCGCTTTTGCAGTACTGTATGCTCACTATTGCACGGTTGCTTAACACAGTCAGTTCAACAGGTCGTTCCCGTTTGCCAGGGATAGCATAATTGCATGATCTCCACGATGAAGCTAGTGAATCACAGCAAGATTTTCACAGGAGCAGAGCCCAACTAACTTACACAAGTTGGACGAAGGGGGAAGGAATGATCGATCTTCAGCCGTCACAGCGCTAATGATAGGATTACACGTTGACTGAATAATCTGAACTCTCTGAAGAAGACAAAGCAAGCAACCAGGTCGGTCGTTCTCAATGGAAACGAGGTTTACCGTGAACACCACATGCTGACTGAACTAAAGctgatgaattataagtttttcTTTACAAAGCAATATCGAAACGATCATTACATGCGTGATACATGCGTCAGTACGTGCAAGTCTTCAGGAAGACAATTGCAAGAACAGATCATCATCAATTACAAGAGCAGAGAAGATCGTTAGGCAAACTTGTCAGTTACAAAAACTTGCGTGCAGCTTTAGTCAGCAAGCACACATACAGCAACTAGTAGTAGTAGCCGAAGCCCTATGCCCCAGTTAACACATGAGATAGGAAAGCTGGAACCTGAAGGGGATCATGCCCCTGAACTTGAAGAAGCCCGCTGCTGCATCCTGTTGCAGATGTGTACAACCAACTCGGAGCGTAGCTGCTGCAATGGCCGTACGTGGTCGTATCTCCGGCGGTGACTTCGGCGGCCAACACCGGACCACACGGTAGCTCGATGAATCGGCCGTCATGCTCCGGCTCCGGATCTGGCTTCGGCTCGTCTTGCAACATCTCCAGGATGTCCGTGTACTCGTAGACGTTGAAGTCTTCGATGTTGAAGTTGTCACCCCCGTGCCAGTGCTCCGACTCCGCGCCTGggcctgctgcctgctgcctgctgcaCGACAACCTCCTGCACGTCTTCTGGCCGATCGCAGTAGGCGGTTTCCTGGTGCACCTGCGGTTCTTGCTGCTGGATCGACTTGGCGGGCGGCGCCTCGGGGTGCTCACCGCCGCCGGCCTTCCTCTTCTTGGCCGTCTGCTTGGACGAGGCGTTCTTGCTGGAGGACGCCGATACCGGCGCCGACTTCCCTTTCGCGCGAGGCGAGCGGTAGACCTTGCAACGCACGTAGTTGCTGCTGTCGGCGGCGGCTTCGTCTTGTTTCTTGTCGGCGGCGACGATGTCGTATTCCACCATGCACCACCCCATCCTGTCGATCGATCGAGCGGAGGGCTCCGTCTTGCGGCCGTATGAGAAGGTGCAGAACGTGCCGCCTCCGGATCCCTGGACGTCCTTGCGCCTTATCTCCGAGTGCCagcccgtgccgccgccgccggtgaccGCGCGCTGCCTGTGGCCGCTGGTGTCGCCTCGGGTGTTCTTGTATTTCTTGGCGTGGTAGAAGTACCAGATCCTGCTGTAGCCGTCATCTTCGGCACCGGTGCCCGGCACCGGCTCCAGGTCGGCGACGAGAACCTCGGGAACGGCATCACAGACATCGACGTGATGGACGAAGTGGACGTGGTCTCCGGCGCGGTCGCGGCGCAGGAGGGAGATGGAAGCCTTATTGTCGGTGGAGCGGCTATCGTCGTTGGAAGCCATGTCGCCGAGATGCAGCTGCTGGTGGATCGACGACGATCGACTGATCGGAGgaggcgtgcgtgcgtgcgtgcgtgcgtgaagGTGAAGAAAGCACGCGTTGGAGGCAGAGGTGGGAGGGAGCGGCGCTTCCGCTATATATAAAGCACACGTCGGAAGCTGAATCTTGCACGGATGGATGGATCGATTTTGGTTCCTTTGCCGCGATTTTTTTTTTCAACAAAAAGTAATCGGGTTGTTTTCGATCCCTATTCCATCTCCGACGACCGTGCCCGAACCCCAATCAAGGGCACTCGATCGCCTCCTGTCGTCATCTATTTCGATTCTTCGCGATCGTGCCTGATCacatatttcattaagaagaatagAGTTTGTTACAGGAGACGGGCGTGATGGTAATTCGGGGTTACCGAGGGCCGACCGAAAGCGAGCACGAAGGCACACGAGGTTGTAATTACGTCATACAAATTTCGCGACCGTTGTTGCAGGGCTCAAATTGACGCCCCGAGGTGCTTGTAGCCCACCATGCACCAAGCGTCAGCTTCTTCCTAGATGGAGACCTCAAGACGCGCCGCCGAGGTTGACACTCCATTGAAGGTTCTCGCATTACGTTCTTTCCAAATGGACCaaccgatgaggaagaagagggagtCAAACCCACGGCGGAGCTGTTTTGGTAGCGCCTTCCTGCATCGCAGCCACCATGGGATAGCTGGTTCATCTTGAACAACGACGGTGTACTGCAGGTGTAGCTTCCTGAACCAGGCTTCCCATACCTCGCGACTGAAGGGGCATCCAAGAAGAATGTGGTTCATCGTTTCGGTGCCCTGGTCGCAGAAGATGCATGCATTCGAATCTTGCAGACCATGACGGAACCGTCTATCCGCTGTCCAGCATCTGCCATGCATGACCAGCCAAAAGAAGAATTTAACCTACGGTGGCGCCGATGTTTTCCATATGTGCTTAGCTCCAAGAGGCGATGATGATCCGATAAACGTAGCACCATATGTAGATGCAACAGAGTAGCACTGATCGGCGGTGAACCTCCAGGCAAAGGTGTCCGACTGCGCCGATAACTGCACCCCCTCCAATAGGTCGTACAGGTGGTCGAACTGGATCAGGACATGCATGGTTAGCGGCCCGGTGATGTGTCGGATCCATGCGTTGTTGTGTAGGGCCTCGGCAACGGTGGCCCTCCGCTTTCTCGCTTTCACCACAGCGAAAACAGCGGGAGCATCATCCTCAATGCTGCGGCTGTCAAGCCATTTGTCTGTCCAGAAGAATGTGGACTCTCTATTCCCAAGCATGAATACAGTGGCCGCTTGGAACACGGCAATAACTGCCCATTCCTTCGAAGCCAGGGCGGGTCGACGCTCTACTCATGCCTGCCACTCCCAGCGTACTCGTAGGGCGATCCCGGCACGTGGCATGTCAGAGAcgccgaggccaccgaggtccCTGGGGCGACACACAGTCTCCCATACCACCTTGCACTTTCCACCGGAGACTTTGTCTGAGCCACACTAGATGAAGGCGCGACGTAGCTTGTCAACCGACTCGATCGCCCAAGGCGACAAGCAGAGGACGATGGACATATGCGTCGGGATGGCAGACATAGTTGTTTTCATCAGAGCCATTCGTCCAGCAACATTGAGCATATTGCCCTTCCATTTCCACTACCGGACTcaggcactttgccgagtgcctgtgacactcggcaaatccccatatacactcggcaaagcctttgccgagtgtaaccctcggcaaagagtactcggcaaagccggtgacggcaaaggcctctttgccgagtgtcttttgtcgggcactcggcaaaggctttgctgagtgcccgtaAACCACTCAGCAAAGAAAAGTTGCCTGACGGCGCCAATTGACGgcgacggtcgctttgccgagcgcctgatggagggcactcggcaaagcccaccctctttgtcgagtgtcagtcctactacactcggcaaaggtggccgctttgctgagtgcctaatgggtggcactcggcaaaggcagggaggctttgctgagtgccttacttgtggcactcggcaaagcctccttgcctttgccgagtgcaatggccatagcactcggcaaagcctcccagctttgccgagtgtcttggtgaTTGCACTCGGCATAGCTGGGAAATTTGCTTTTTtctgcatttttttttgtttattgcatccacacatacatatatcacatatcacacaacaatcacatatatatcacacagcCATCACATATAATCCATAACCATGACAAATATCATCACAAGTTGTCCACAAGTATCACATAGTCCACAAATATCATCCAAGTGCCGCCACAAGTGCCACTATTCACAAATAAGCATCGCAAGCACAAGTCCATCTACCTCTATTGTTGACGGCCACTCCACCGGTCCCACTGCGACGGAGGTGTGCCCTGAGCTAGAGGTGTGCCATGAACATCATTTGACGCCGCCGATTGcccctgcacaaaagagaagtgattgcatgtgtgagacaagatttaAGGTAGGTTCTAAAAACTTGAAAAAAGCAACATATTAGTGTCAGTTcgaaatttcggcagcacctcccctgcatggtgaggtGTCCAAAACCTACAACAAAACAATGGtatgatggccgacaaccacatatgcaTATTCACATATCATGGTGCATTTGTCTCAACATATCATTTGGATTCACATTCATATATCCATATCCACATTCATATTTAGATTTAAGGTAGAGAAACTCACAGGAGTGATAGCAGGATCATTTGGTGGAGTGAATATCATCGGTGGCGGAACATAGCCTGAGTAAGCTCCAAGACCTTGAATATACTGAAACATCTGCTCCATCCTCCGTTGATCCTCCTTAGCCCTCACCTCAGCCTCCTCCCATCGCCTCCTCTCTTCCGCCACCttggcctacaatatttcacccTAATGTTACAACGCAAAGCAAAGGTATGCGAAAAttaatgaacgacgaataaaatagaaataaccttGAGTGCCTGCACTGTGTGCTGTGTATAGTCCGCCCATgtgcgtatggccgggctcgacctcgtgctccttgctcgaatctcagAGAGAGACCTAGTACGGGTCGGGTCGATTGCGCCGTCATCAATCCAGTACCACCCGTGCTTCTTCCCTCCTCCTaacctcatgacgacttctccatcaaggtcctcggaggtgggatcgtactctggcccatggacctcccttgccatcgctgtgtactcagtgaggcgggtgtggacggACGAGTTGCTGTACGCCTCAGGCGGGTCCTCTGGGTTGTAGTGgacatcggacgtcgccttgcccttgtgggccattgcCCACGCCTCGAACTGGGAGACGGGCACgtcaccatgtgacgccgactgcgaaagAAACATCAGGATGATTAGAAATTTGCATAGTTGAgctttagaataaagaaatggatTCAGCGTACCCATTTAGCTACGTAGGCCGGAGGcaaaggttgccttgatggtgtggtgcaccaggcatcatcaaacgccgctcccggcaagcGTTGTGCATCTCCCTCCACTCGGGgctgcaccacttgtccaccattgcCTCCCAGCAGTCTTCGTGCCCAGTGCACCACCACGGAACCACCTACACGACATCAAGTATATGTAGATCAAATTAAGATTatttaatcttagaaaaaatCAGTATTAATCTTATATATTTACCTTCATGTATTGTTCCTTGGTCAGCgtctcctttcttgcctcttttttTGTGACCTTCCTAAACTCGAAGGTCGCGTTGTATGTCACGACGGCCTGGAggcgcgcctcgtagtgcatgtcaccCATGAGTTTGTGACAAGCTTTGTTAGCCGCTGCCCTCGCTGCCACCTCCCATCCCGGCTCGCATTTGAAGAAATCATGTATGTAGACGCAATGTATCCTATCATTATttgaagaatgtccaatgaatgcaatgAATTGAGCAGTGTAGTGAGACAAAGACTTACCCATAGCTCCATAATCACCCGCTCTGCCTTGTGGCCGTAGATCCTGCCATCCTGATCATATGCATCTACGTAGACGGCGTAGTGGGCAAATGTCTAGGCCGGCTGCCGCACTCTAGCAAAGTCAACAAGGCCAGGGAAGTGTGTCTTGCACAAAAGACCAAGAATGCCATTGGGATGGCGTCCATGACCACCTGCACCCACAATCACGAAACACCTGCCCAAGTGATcaagaaaaaatattagtttcaACATAACAAATGAGAAAATAGTGACAGCATGTAATACTTACTTTGAACCACCCGGTCGAACCATCGGGcatctctcaagaggtatcggtcgcttcgGGAGTTGCAAGGGACCTCGATGATAGAGTTTAGCcatgccagaggaagaggagccccCTACCGCCGCACCACAGGAAGAGGAACCCCCCGCCGCCTCCTCagcctcgtcctcctcgtcctcgtcctcctcctcctccaccacctcctcctcgtcctccaccgcctccttGTGCTCCacgggcacctcctcctcctcgtcctccactgCCTCCTTGTGCTCCtcgggcacctcctcctccttggaCTCCTCCTCCTGCCTCTATGGCGGAGGAGCCTGACGACCCCTGCGTTTCcttggcggtggcggaggagctacCTCCTCCACCCTCTTGTATTTCGACTTTACTTTCCTTAAACTCCTTAAGAGACCCCTACCGCCtggcatctttgttcaatcacctgcaattacaaAGAGATACAAAATGAATAAAACATAATTAGAAAGAGATGTAAAATAAATAAGACGTATtgcaaaatgaacaaaacataattagaaggtaacataatattacatgtcttagaaataatcatcatgattgGTATTAGCTGGATCaaaagtctcatcatcactatcatgcaTGTCTACTTCCATGTTGATATCATGACCATCCAGAGGAGCAATGTTGtcatcactgtcattgcctaattCTAATCGCcaaagtaattctaagtccttcacattttgaacCTCATCcccatcgtcctcatcatcaaccctttcattgtctacttccattctgaCTGGATCGGTTATGTCTATCacaaagctcccttgtagcccctcttcttgaaagaactctccgtcatatgtgtttgggtcaaagttgtaatcttcattttttgggacaggtagtttactgtGTGGCGATACACCTTtacggttgcctctggctcctcatccCTACGTCCTTCaccgaagtgtgcttcatgatagtcaccTAACATGTCTCCTATCCCGCCATCAGCATCAAgatcctcgatgcgttgtcttACGACCTCGTCTCTCCTATGTCCTTCACCATGGAgggtccaccgggtatagtctgtcATAAATTCATACTtgccaagatgtttacccatgtccACCTTTGTTTGTTTACGCCTGTTCTCACactcgctgcagggacaccaaactttATCTGTTTCTTTAGCCTCCCAAAATGTTGCttccaagaaagcattggtcttcttcatccattCATCAGTCCAGTCTCCATAACCCCTTTGGtcagtgtacatccactcacggtcatccatcctttaCCATATACGCAAGTAATATAAGAATCCATTGCATCTACACAAggatcctactatctaataggtgaagataggtcctaatcccacccgaggatgcgtagatgaggttagtttccatgctctactcctattcgagacagaatttcggcaacacctccctgctcttctccaaatacatgtccctgtagggagattgtgtatccggagaaaaacagggagatgatgccgaaactctgtctcggatcagagtagaccatgaaaactaaccccatctacgcatcctcgggctgtccaaaaaatatggacaattcgaaacacatacggttatagatatgcaaagatctgcatacttcCAACCGTATCCCTTTCGAACAGGAGACACCTAACTTGGTTATGTGATCTACgaacatgatacggaaagaggggttataccttgggtggcggtggagtcaggctagcggggccatggcgggtcggtgcagtggtgaggcaacgcggtgcaggcagacccgcagtgGCGAGGAATACGATCGTGGTCGCCGAGGTActctgacgggctcttctctgcaaaaaaaaagaatataCGGGCTTAATTGAAAATTTTGACagaacctcccctacacggtgaggtttcTAAAACATGCAAAAAAACGTACGACACGATGGCCGATAACCACATATGCATATGCATTGGATTCACATTCATATAAACATATATAATCACAACTACtgctactaccaccaccaccggtcctactgctcctcctccacctcctcctcctcctacataTATAATCACACAGTTTCATAATATTTGCTAGCGGAGAGTAGAAAACTCCACATGTTCACCACATAATTTGGTATAGAGTTCATGTCTTGCAAATATGAACTGTCATCAGACCCACAATACTGATCATATGTTACTAAAATCTTAAATTCACCACGCAGAGAAATTCCAGCAAAAAACAATAGTAGCTTAAATCATATGTATACATTGATCAGTCTGACGCAATTCAGCAAACCCATCAGTTTCAGCATAACCAGCATTCAGAACCATGCATTGCATATAGTTTCGATTCATATTATGCATATCGAGCATTCAAGCACCAGAAAGCATCGTTTCCAAAAGCATTCGATTCATATTATGCCATATGGAAAGGCCATCCAGTTGCTAAGACTACTAAGTACGTGCACTAGAAAGCCCTGTTCAGCAAAAACTACTGTATGTAGCTATCTACAGAGATTTCATCACTATCTCGGCAACATGAGCTGATTAGCTGATGCGCACACAAAAGAACTCAGTCTGACTGCAATTCAGCAAACCCATCAGTTTTAGTGCAACCAACATTCAGAACCATGCTTTGCATAGCAAAGGTCATGTCTACAAATTACAAAATAGATCAACTGCTTTAATGACAAAGCATATTCAGTGCTTGCAAACTAAACAAATCTAAAAATAATTCTTTGCATTCAAGCATCGTTTCTAAAAGCATTCGATTCACATTTAAGCTACTACGATTTTTTTACCTATGAATTACCGGGGCTGCAGAGGGCGGACGCCGTGCCGGAGATGGTCGCGAGGACGCTGGCCCCAGGTGGTGCTCGACCGAGCGCAGTCTCCTCTCCGGGTTGCGGCACGACGAGCGGATGGAGGAGATCGGCCGCGGGCGAGACGAGTCCAGGTGGCGGGAGTGGCTGGCGTGGGCGGGTGGGCGTGCGTGGGGTGGCGCGCAGGCGCGGCGTTGCGGGCGGGGTGGCGTGCGGGGCGGTGACGGGGGTGGCCGGCGGGCCAAACTTTGCCGGTGGAGGCAGCTTCGGGGCCGCGGCCGGCGGGCGAGCGCGCCGGGCGTGAGCACGGCGGGCGGGCACGAGCGGGGCAGCGCGGGAGAAGGCGCGGCGGCGCGAGGATGACGGGCAGGGCGGGGGGCGGCGCTGGCAGGGGCGGTGAGGGAGCGAGGGGAGGGGAGGTTGCAGAGGACGCGGTGAGGGAGCGAGTCTCGGCCGTGCCAGTTAAGTCTTGGgtcaggcctttgccgagtgtccgcgatccagcactcggcaaagccgagattttttttaaaaaacattaaaaatctttgccgagagtcaagccgataaggcactcggcaaagactgtactttgccgagtgcgaaccctaggacactcggcaaaggtatttttttaaaaaaaaacttttctatttcctttcccTTTTCCTTAACCGTTTTTCCAAATTTGTTCTAAtacactttgaaaataccttgtcaaattcactcaacaatgcaaaTTTGATGCTTCAGCGAAAAATAGACCAAgatttcatgtagttatagctcaaattccatTTATATAATTGCAATTACA harbors:
- the LOC136515182 gene encoding uncharacterized protein; protein product: MASNDDSRSTDNKASISLLRRDRAGDHVHFVHHVDVCDAVPEVLVADLEPVPGTGAEDDGYSRIWYFYHAKKYKNTRGDTSGHRQRAVTGGGGTGWHSEIRRKDVQGSGGGTFCTFSYGRKTEPSARSIDRMGWCMVEYDIVAADKKQDEAAADSSNYVRCKVYRSPRAKGKSAPVSASSSKNASSKQTAKKRKAGGGEHPEAPPAKSIQQQEPQVHQETAYCDRPEDVQEVVVQQAAGSRPRRGVGALARG